The following are encoded in a window of Aromatoleum petrolei genomic DNA:
- a CDS encoding TetR/AcrR family transcriptional regulator, giving the protein MNNDLPNAILELAPEGLAPRPDSQQERKSSETRETILEATLECLANHGYAETTNNLICDIAKISRGAMLHHYPTRQDLLVAVIDYAFYKHMTAFSQTVSRLREEDRVGRNSAIAIDWQLCQSREFQAYLELRVASRTNSELRAIFLPRARHHDLVWKEELLKVFPEWRDDMRKLELTRRLTRAILEGLTMSRDLWKDPATEWILLAFTADMVRKIRVGELVFPSEESLEDFKKPAIVATRRPRATRAKAAPRTRKKAGI; this is encoded by the coding sequence ATGAACAATGACCTTCCCAACGCCATCCTGGAACTCGCTCCCGAGGGGTTGGCGCCGCGGCCCGACAGCCAGCAGGAGCGGAAGAGCTCGGAGACGCGCGAAACCATCCTCGAGGCGACGCTCGAGTGCCTGGCCAACCACGGTTACGCCGAGACCACCAACAACCTGATCTGCGACATCGCGAAGATTTCGCGCGGGGCGATGCTGCATCATTACCCGACGCGGCAGGACCTCCTCGTGGCGGTCATCGACTACGCCTTCTACAAGCACATGACCGCGTTCAGCCAGACAGTCTCCCGGCTGCGCGAGGAAGACCGTGTCGGCCGCAATAGTGCAATTGCGATCGACTGGCAGCTGTGCCAGAGCCGCGAGTTCCAGGCCTACCTCGAACTGCGCGTCGCGTCTCGCACCAACAGCGAGCTGCGCGCGATCTTCCTGCCGCGCGCACGCCATCACGACCTCGTGTGGAAGGAGGAACTCCTCAAGGTCTTCCCCGAGTGGCGCGACGACATGCGCAAGCTCGAACTCACCCGTCGGCTCACGCGTGCGATCCTGGAAGGGCTGACGATGAGCCGCGACCTGTGGAAGGACCCCGCGACGGAATGGATCCTGCTCGCCTTCACGGCCGACATGGTGCGCAAGATCCGCGTTGGCGAACTCGTCTTCCCGTCCGAGGAAAGCCTGGAAGATTTCAAGAAGCCGGCCATCGTCGCGACGCGGCGCCCGCGTGCCACGCGTGCCAAGGCTGCCCCGCGTACGCGCAAGAAGGCCGGCATCTAG
- a CDS encoding SDR family NAD(P)-dependent oxidoreductase, with the protein MNNAGGGTYNDIESVTLDEWPRIMSINLDSTFIGTQAAIRWMKRTGGGKIINVSSVAAFSGAPNLAAYCAAKAGINMMSKSAAVYCGQKGYNIRINVVPPGLIETKSGVEMARLAIGAQRGCHRDVHRPAPDRPHRPARRHHQRHPVSRVGRIQFRDCREPDHRWRFHCRIKLSETISRQGWDRARPGCRRCPDALAPKI; encoded by the coding sequence GTGAACAACGCCGGCGGAGGCACCTACAACGACATCGAGAGCGTCACACTCGACGAGTGGCCCCGGATCATGTCGATCAACCTCGACTCGACCTTCATCGGCACCCAGGCGGCGATCCGCTGGATGAAGCGCACCGGCGGCGGCAAGATCATCAACGTGAGCTCGGTGGCCGCCTTCAGCGGCGCCCCGAACCTCGCCGCATACTGCGCCGCCAAGGCCGGCATCAACATGATGTCGAAATCGGCAGCGGTCTATTGCGGCCAGAAGGGCTACAACATCCGCATCAACGTGGTGCCCCCGGGCCTGATCGAGACGAAATCCGGCGTCGAAATGGCCCGCCTCGCGATCGGAGCGCAACGAGGATGCCATCGCGATGTTCACCGCCCTGCACCCGATCGGCCGCATCGGCCAGCCCGACGACATCACCAACGGCATCCTGTATCTCGCGTCGGACGAATCCAGTTTCGTGACTGCCGCGAGCCTGATCATCGATGGCGGTTTCACTGCCGCATAAAGCTGTCGGAAACGATCAGCCGACAGGGCTGGGATCGAGCGCGACCGGGTTGTCGTCGATGCCCGGATGCGCTTGCCCCGAAGATATGA
- the miaB gene encoding tRNA (N6-isopentenyl adenosine(37)-C2)-methylthiotransferase MiaB has product MKKLYIRTFGCQMNEYDSDKMADVLGATEELVKTDNPEEADVILFNTCSVREKAQERVFHDLGRVKHLKQANPNLIIGVGGCVASQEGEAIVARAPYVDVVFGPQTLHRLPQLIAERRYSGRSQVDISFPEIEKFDNLPPARVEGASAFVSIMEGCSKYCTFCVVPYTRGEEVSRPLEDILAEVAGLAGQGVKEVTLLGQNVNAWRGLITKQGGESGDFAFLLECVAEIPGIERLRYTTSHPREMTQRVFDAYANIPKLVSHLHLPVQSGSDRILAAMKRGYSVLEFKSVVRKLRAARPDLSLSSDFIVGFPGETEEDFEKTMKLIDEVGFDASFSFVYSPRPGTPAADLEDPVPQETKLRWLARLQKRIDEQAQAISRAMVGRVERVLVEGLSRKDETELAGRTDNNRVVNFAGNPRLIGQFVDVTITAALPHSLRGEIVTREI; this is encoded by the coding sequence ATGAAGAAACTGTATATCCGCACTTTCGGCTGCCAGATGAACGAGTACGACTCGGACAAGATGGCGGACGTGCTCGGGGCGACCGAGGAACTGGTGAAGACCGACAACCCGGAAGAGGCCGACGTGATCCTCTTCAACACCTGTTCGGTGCGCGAGAAGGCGCAGGAGCGGGTGTTCCACGACCTCGGGCGGGTGAAGCACCTGAAGCAGGCGAATCCGAACCTCATCATCGGCGTCGGTGGCTGCGTCGCGAGCCAGGAGGGCGAGGCGATTGTGGCGCGTGCGCCCTACGTCGACGTCGTGTTCGGGCCGCAGACCCTGCATCGCCTGCCGCAACTGATCGCCGAGCGGCGTTACAGCGGCCGCTCTCAGGTCGACATCTCCTTCCCCGAGATCGAGAAGTTCGACAACCTGCCGCCCGCGCGCGTCGAGGGGGCGAGCGCCTTCGTGTCGATCATGGAAGGCTGTTCCAAGTACTGCACCTTCTGCGTCGTGCCCTACACGCGCGGCGAGGAGGTGTCGCGGCCGCTTGAAGACATCCTTGCCGAGGTCGCCGGCCTCGCCGGCCAGGGTGTCAAGGAAGTGACGCTGCTGGGCCAGAACGTCAACGCGTGGCGCGGTCTGATCACGAAGCAGGGCGGCGAGTCGGGCGACTTCGCCTTCCTGCTCGAATGCGTCGCCGAGATCCCCGGTATCGAGCGGCTGCGCTACACCACCTCGCATCCGCGCGAGATGACGCAGCGCGTGTTCGACGCGTACGCCAACATCCCCAAGCTCGTGAGCCACCTGCACCTGCCGGTGCAGTCGGGTTCCGACCGCATCCTCGCGGCGATGAAGCGCGGCTACTCGGTGCTGGAGTTCAAGTCCGTCGTGCGCAAGCTGCGCGCGGCGCGTCCCGATCTGTCGCTGTCGTCGGACTTCATCGTCGGTTTTCCCGGCGAGACCGAGGAAGACTTCGAGAAGACGATGAAGCTGATCGACGAGGTCGGCTTCGATGCGTCCTTCAGTTTCGTGTATAGCCCGCGTCCCGGCACGCCCGCCGCCGATCTGGAAGACCCGGTGCCGCAGGAGACCAAGCTGCGCTGGCTCGCGCGCCTGCAGAAGCGCATCGACGAGCAGGCCCAGGCGATCAGCCGGGCGATGGTGGGCCGCGTCGAACGTGTGTTGGTCGAAGGGCTGTCGCGCAAGGACGAGACCGAGCTCGCCGGACGCACCGACAACAACCGCGTCGTGAACTTCGCCGGCAATCCGCGCCTGATCGGGCAGTTCGTCGACGTGACAATCACCGCCGCCCTGCCGCACAGTCTGCGTGGCGAAATCGTGACGAGAGAAATCTGA
- a CDS encoding PhoH family protein has translation MGRPTEVVLEPLDNARLANLCGVLDENLRQIETAYDVTIARRGERFTLQGGPAQAALAAKALREFYEQADEHLSVDDIQLGLIEIANRRKSDQAAPALLTRKTELHGRTPRQVEYLRNIQAHDITFGIGPAGTGKTYLAVASAVDAFERQLVERIILTRPAVEAGERLGFLPGDLAQKVDPYLRPLYDALYDLMGFDRVAKLFERGSIEIAPLAFMRGRTLNHAFIILDEAQNTTPEQMKMFLTRIGIGAKAVVTGDLTQVDLPRGHRSGLLEAREVLAAVRGIAFTEFQKEDVVRHPLVARIVEAYDNQATRAAMQAALAKKEQA, from the coding sequence ATGGGCCGACCCACCGAAGTGGTGCTGGAGCCGCTGGACAACGCGCGGCTCGCGAACCTGTGCGGCGTGCTCGACGAAAACCTGCGCCAGATCGAGACCGCGTACGACGTGACGATCGCGCGCCGCGGCGAGCGCTTCACGCTGCAGGGCGGGCCCGCACAGGCGGCCCTGGCGGCGAAGGCGCTGCGCGAGTTCTACGAGCAGGCGGACGAGCATCTCAGCGTCGATGACATCCAGCTCGGCCTGATCGAGATCGCCAATCGCCGCAAGTCGGATCAGGCCGCACCGGCGCTGCTGACGCGCAAGACCGAGCTGCACGGCCGCACGCCGCGCCAGGTCGAATACCTGCGCAACATCCAGGCGCACGACATCACCTTCGGCATCGGCCCCGCGGGCACCGGCAAGACCTATCTCGCGGTCGCGAGCGCGGTCGATGCCTTCGAGCGCCAGCTCGTCGAGCGCATCATCCTGACGCGCCCGGCGGTCGAGGCGGGCGAACGCCTCGGCTTCCTGCCGGGCGACCTCGCGCAGAAGGTCGACCCCTACCTGCGTCCTCTCTACGACGCGCTCTACGACCTGATGGGCTTCGATCGCGTCGCCAAGCTCTTCGAGCGCGGCAGCATCGAGATCGCGCCGCTCGCCTTCATGCGCGGGCGCACGCTCAACCACGCCTTCATCATCCTCGACGAGGCGCAGAACACGACGCCCGAGCAGATGAAGATGTTCCTCACCCGCATCGGCATCGGCGCCAAGGCCGTCGTCACCGGCGACCTCACGCAGGTCGACCTGCCGCGCGGCCATCGCAGCGGCCTGCTGGAAGCGCGCGAGGTGCTCGCCGCCGTGCGCGGCATCGCCTTCACCGAGTTCCAGAAGGAAGACGTCGTGCGCCACCCGCTGGTCGCGCGCATCGTGGAGGCCTACGACAACCAGGCGACGCGCGCGGCGATGCAGGCCGCGCTCGCGAAGAAGGAGCAGGCGTGA